A stretch of Methanobrevibacter sp. YE315 DNA encodes these proteins:
- the hisD gene encoding histidinol dehydrogenase codes for MEILKYSEIDLDETVKRSEQDVNNVLGTVSEILDNVRINKDSAIRQYTEKFDGVTIENLKVSEDEIKEAYDTLDDELLVALRQAAANIEKFHKKQIPSEWEIEVNPGIVAGQIVRPINSAGCYIPGGRAAYPSSILMTVIPAKIAGVEKVVCVTPPQKDGKILDAILVAADIAGADEIYKVGGAQAIAGLAYGTESIPCVEKIVGPGNIFVTAAKKLVYGQVDIEFPAGPSEVLILADETANPEFLATDILAQAEHDPNASCFLVTDSQDLAIKTDEFVKELTEIAPRREIIEESLSKSGKIIITDTFEEAIHVTNEYAPEHLIISTADDDETLSHVNNAGSIFLGAYSPVAAGDYGSGTNHVLPTGGGAKMYSGLSTEAFIKKPTVQRITKEGLKELSKTSVPIAEYEGFFAHANSFKKRLE; via the coding sequence ATGGAAATATTAAAATACTCTGAAATTGATTTGGATGAAACCGTTAAGCGTTCAGAACAGGATGTTAACAATGTTTTAGGCACAGTTTCCGAGATTTTAGATAATGTTCGAATAAACAAGGACAGCGCAATTAGGCAATATACAGAGAAATTTGACGGTGTTACAATAGAAAATCTGAAAGTCTCTGAAGATGAGATCAAAGAGGCCTACGATACCTTGGATGATGAATTGCTTGTTGCCTTAAGACAGGCTGCGGCGAACATTGAAAAATTCCATAAAAAGCAAATTCCATCAGAATGGGAAATCGAAGTAAACCCTGGCATTGTTGCAGGCCAGATTGTAAGGCCAATCAACTCTGCAGGCTGCTACATCCCTGGAGGAAGGGCGGCTTATCCTTCATCAATACTGATGACTGTAATACCTGCAAAAATCGCAGGTGTTGAAAAGGTCGTATGTGTTACACCTCCTCAAAAGGATGGCAAAATCCTTGATGCGATTCTTGTTGCAGCTGACATTGCAGGAGCCGATGAAATTTATAAGGTCGGAGGAGCTCAGGCAATAGCCGGACTTGCATATGGAACAGAATCAATTCCATGTGTCGAAAAGATTGTCGGTCCGGGAAACATATTCGTTACAGCTGCCAAGAAGTTGGTCTATGGTCAAGTAGATATCGAGTTTCCGGCAGGCCCGTCCGAAGTGTTGATTCTGGCGGATGAAACTGCAAACCCTGAATTTTTGGCAACAGACATCTTGGCACAGGCAGAGCATGACCCTAATGCATCATGCTTTTTAGTAACCGATTCACAGGATTTAGCAATCAAAACTGATGAATTTGTAAAGGAACTTACTGAAATTGCTCCAAGACGTGAAATCATTGAGGAATCATTATCAAAAAGTGGAAAAATCATTATCACTGACACATTTGAAGAGGCGATTCATGTTACAAATGAATATGCTCCTGAACATTTAATCATATCCACTGCAGATGATGATGAAACATTATCACACGTCAACAATGCAGGCTCAATATTCTTGGGCGCATACTCACCGGTTGCGGCAGGAGACTATGGATCCGGAACTAACCATGTACTTCCTACTGGCGGTGGGGCAAAGATGTATTCCGGCCTGTCAACAGAAGCGTTCATCAAAAAGCCGACTGTTCAAAGAATTACAAAAGAAGGGTTAAAGGAATTGTCCAAAACTTCAGTTCCTATTGCCGAATATGAAGGATTCTTTGCCCATGCAAATTCCTTTAAAAAACGTTTGGAATAA
- the ilvD gene encoding dihydroxy-acid dehydratase has product MKSDSVKKGIQRAPHRSLLRACGLDDEDFKKPFIGIANSFTDIVPGHIHLRDLVEFVKEGIIAAGGIPFEFDTMAICDGISMNHEGMKYSLPSREIIAATVESMTKGHAFDGLVLIPSCDKIVPGMIMGAARVNVPSIVVTGGPMAAGSYKGKPADLITVFEAVGSYSAGTMSEEEVYELEKCACPGAGSCSGLFTANTMACITETLGLSLPTCATTHARTKENDEIAYESGKQIIKLVEDDIKPSDIMTQEAFNNAIAVDMALGGSSNTALHIPALASEVEGVDVNLELFDEISRNVPHIALISPAGEDSMMDLHLAGGIQAVLKTLGDKIDTDQLTVTGKTIRENLENVENKNTDVIHTLDNPVHEDGGIAILKGNLAPNGSVVKKGAVADHLMHLKGPAKVYDSEEDVTKAIFDHEIEEGDIVVIRYEGPKGGPGMREMLNPTSALAGMNIKDVGLITDGRFSGGTRGPCIGHVSPEAREDGPIAAIQNGDIIEIDIENRFINVELSDEEIEARLKEVKHPESDVDGWLAIYQKLVHSADTGAILR; this is encoded by the coding sequence ATGAAAAGTGATAGTGTAAAAAAAGGAATTCAAAGAGCACCACATAGGTCACTTTTAAGGGCCTGTGGTCTTGACGATGAAGATTTTAAAAAACCTTTCATCGGTATAGCAAACAGTTTTACAGACATTGTGCCGGGTCACATCCATTTAAGAGATCTTGTGGAATTCGTAAAGGAAGGAATCATTGCTGCCGGAGGTATTCCATTCGAATTTGATACAATGGCAATCTGTGATGGAATCAGCATGAACCATGAGGGCATGAAATATTCCCTGCCTTCAAGGGAAATCATTGCAGCAACAGTGGAAAGCATGACAAAAGGCCACGCTTTCGATGGATTGGTATTGATTCCAAGCTGTGACAAAATTGTTCCGGGAATGATAATGGGTGCAGCAAGAGTAAATGTTCCGTCAATCGTTGTTACAGGCGGACCGATGGCTGCCGGTTCCTATAAGGGTAAGCCTGCTGACTTAATCACTGTTTTTGAAGCGGTCGGCTCATATTCTGCAGGAACAATGTCTGAAGAAGAGGTTTATGAGCTTGAAAAATGCGCCTGTCCTGGAGCCGGAAGCTGTTCCGGGCTCTTTACAGCAAATACAATGGCATGCATAACAGAAACATTGGGATTATCACTTCCGACATGTGCAACAACCCATGCAAGAACTAAGGAGAATGACGAAATTGCATATGAATCAGGCAAACAGATTATAAAGCTTGTTGAAGATGACATCAAGCCTTCCGATATCATGACTCAGGAAGCATTCAACAATGCCATTGCAGTCGACATGGCATTGGGCGGATCATCAAATACAGCATTGCACATACCTGCTTTGGCAAGTGAAGTCGAAGGTGTCGATGTGAATTTGGAATTGTTTGATGAGATTTCAAGAAACGTGCCCCACATTGCACTCATTTCCCCAGCCGGGGAAGATTCAATGATGGATTTACATCTTGCAGGAGGTATCCAGGCAGTGCTTAAGACCTTAGGTGACAAAATCGATACAGACCAGTTAACAGTCACCGGAAAAACAATCAGGGAAAACCTGGAAAATGTTGAAAACAAAAACACCGATGTTATTCATACCCTTGACAATCCGGTTCATGAAGACGGAGGTATTGCAATACTTAAAGGTAATTTGGCACCTAACGGCAGTGTAGTCAAAAAAGGTGCAGTTGCAGACCACCTGATGCATCTCAAAGGACCTGCAAAGGTATATGACTCAGAGGAAGATGTCACAAAGGCAATCTTTGACCATGAAATTGAAGAGGGCGACATTGTTGTAATCAGATATGAAGGACCGAAAGGAGGTCCTGGAATGCGCGAAATGTTGAATCCTACCTCTGCCCTTGCTGGAATGAACATCAAGGACGTAGGTTTGATAACCGATGGAAGATTCTCCGGAGGAACCAGAGGACCTTGCATAGGACACGTATCACCTGAAGCAAGAGAGGACGGTCCGATTGCTGCAATCCAAAACGGTGACATCATTGAAATAGACATCGAAAACAGATTCATCAATGTTGAATTGTCCGATGAAGAAATCGAAGCCAGATTAAAAGAGGTCAAACATCCAGAAAGCGATGTGGACGGATGGCTGGCGATATATCAGAAATTGGTTCATTCAGCTGACACCGGCGCTATTCTAAGGTAG